The Desulfoscipio gibsoniae DSM 7213 genome contains a region encoding:
- a CDS encoding response regulator transcription factor, translating to MSLINLMIVDDHLMIREGLTTMLGDCEDISIVGTCGDGDEANLMARKIQPDIVLMDIKMGATNGIEAARKIINEHPEIKIIFLTVFEDSEFMRQALQAGAAGYILKHISKEKLIDSIRRVHLGEKIIDPTVFNTIVTDYIKLTKTPNIPEKTMVQTVQFTPREKEILFHLTKGMTNKEISVVTHLSVDTIKTHLRNIFRKLNVKNRSQAINHGIKYFNSLSFN from the coding sequence ATGTCACTGATAAACCTCATGATAGTAGACGATCACCTTATGATTAGAGAGGGACTGACAACCATGCTGGGCGACTGTGAGGATATTTCTATTGTGGGCACTTGCGGAGATGGTGATGAGGCCAATCTGATGGCCCGCAAAATTCAGCCGGATATTGTCCTGATGGATATAAAAATGGGGGCCACTAACGGTATTGAAGCCGCCAGAAAAATAATTAACGAACATCCTGAAATAAAAATAATTTTCCTCACTGTTTTTGAGGATAGCGAATTTATGCGCCAAGCGCTGCAGGCTGGGGCTGCTGGGTATATTTTAAAACATATTTCTAAAGAAAAACTCATTGATTCTATTCGCAGGGTACACCTGGGGGAAAAGATAATTGATCCCACTGTATTTAATACTATTGTCACCGACTATATTAAGCTGACAAAAACCCCCAACATACCGGAAAAAACTATGGTGCAAACTGTACAGTTTACCCCCAGGGAAAAGGAAATACTTTTCCACCTCACCAAGGGCATGACTAACAAGGAAATATCCGTAGTCACCCACCTTTCTGTGGATACCATAAAAACACATCTGCGCAATATTTTCAGGAAACTTAATGTTAAGAACCGTTCCCAGGCAATTAACCATGGTATAAAATATTTTAATTCCCTATCTTTCAATTAA
- a CDS encoding class I SAM-dependent methyltransferase: protein MGKVSDLQPFIWGLTEGHRKIINKLVENNNIKCALDVACGYGETAIMLASLGVEVVSLGTDPRIVERAKHRAVEAGHNPTFLLGDMRDVSTYYAKRCDLITCMGNSLSYLTNTDDIWGTLAQFYTLLLPGGMLVIHTLNYDLIWEREKKFSLPEFMGSGMTVMAQLQGNPGHGDTKIVFSVVTVQKGKVTQTFEYPIKPLFCRDLNMLLAEMGFQKIKNYNPDGRKNGNECLHNITLAYRPGGRENNVG from the coding sequence ATGGGAAAAGTAAGTGACTTACAACCCTTTATCTGGGGTCTCACTGAAGGACATCGTAAAATAATCAATAAATTGGTTGAAAACAATAATATTAAATGTGCTTTGGACGTTGCCTGTGGTTATGGTGAAACTGCAATTATGTTGGCCAGCCTTGGTGTTGAGGTTGTTTCCCTGGGCACTGACCCCCGAATTGTTGAGAGGGCCAAACACAGAGCAGTAGAGGCGGGGCATAATCCTACCTTTTTGCTGGGGGATATGCGAGATGTTTCCACCTATTATGCAAAGAGGTGTGACCTGATAACATGTATGGGAAATTCCCTTTCCTATCTCACAAACACTGATGATATTTGGGGAACGTTGGCTCAGTTTTACACTTTGCTGCTTCCCGGTGGGATGCTTGTGATACATACCCTGAATTACGACTTAATTTGGGAAAGGGAGAAAAAATTTTCTCTGCCAGAGTTTATGGGGTCAGGGATGACCGTAATGGCACAACTTCAGGGTAATCCGGGCCACGGTGATACCAAAATTGTTTTTAGCGTTGTAACTGTGCAAAAAGGTAAGGTAACTCAGACATTTGAATACCCTATTAAACCGCTATTTTGTCGTGATCTTAATATGTTGCTTGCAGAGATGGGTTTTCAAAAAATCAAGAATTACAATCCTGATGGCAGGAAAAATGGCAACGAATGTTTGCATAATATTACCTTGGCTTACCGGCCCGGGGGCCGGGAAAATAATGTCGGTTAA
- a CDS encoding SDR family NAD(P)-dependent oxidoreductase has translation MKLQDKVAIVTGARQGIGESAALALAKEGAAVVMVSRSISPDSPVVAKVKELGARYLAMSVDISDREQVQKMVDETLAAFGRVDILFNNAGISKPAMLWKMTPEQWDEVIKINLTGTFYCMQAVAKPMMEQKTGSIINVTSSAGLLGTIGQVNYTAAKGGVYALTKSAAKELARYNIRVNNIAPMAETEMTKKISSDPKFSAKYLERIPLGRFAQPEEIGPMIVFLASDESAYITGQTICIDGGMVML, from the coding sequence GTGAAGCTTCAGGATAAAGTGGCCATAGTTACGGGGGCGCGGCAGGGGATAGGCGAGTCGGCAGCGCTGGCACTGGCCAAGGAAGGTGCAGCGGTAGTTATGGTCAGCCGCAGCATCAGCCCGGATAGTCCGGTGGTAGCAAAAGTAAAGGAACTGGGTGCCCGGTACCTCGCAATGAGTGTAGATATATCTGACCGGGAACAAGTTCAGAAAATGGTGGATGAAACCCTGGCAGCGTTTGGTAGGGTAGACATTTTATTTAATAATGCGGGAATCAGCAAGCCCGCTATGTTGTGGAAAATGACACCTGAGCAATGGGATGAAGTAATAAAGATCAACCTGACAGGTACATTTTACTGCATGCAGGCAGTGGCAAAACCAATGATGGAGCAAAAAACCGGTTCAATAATAAATGTAACATCCTCTGCTGGATTGCTCGGTACGATTGGCCAGGTTAACTATACGGCGGCCAAAGGTGGAGTCTACGCACTCACCAAATCCGCTGCTAAAGAATTGGCCAGGTATAATATCCGGGTTAATAACATAGCACCCATGGCCGAAACTGAAATGACCAAAAAGATATCAAGTGATCCTAAATTTAGTGCTAAATATCTTGAGCGTATTCCGTTGGGCCGTTTTGCACAGCCTGAAGAAATCGGCCCGATGATAGTATTTTTGGCATCTGATGAATCAGCGTATATAACAGGCCAGACCATCTGTATAGATGGCGGTATGGTAATGTTGTAA
- a CDS encoding thiolase domain-containing protein: MSKDVAIIGVGQSAFVRGYQGSIRELAFEAFREAMQDAGISKSDIDASIICSAPEYDSQRSPSGIIAEYLGLNPQPTFAVETVCSSSTTGLRAGYAMVKSGLHDIIVVLGFQKMSEISSADSQERMGRGGDIMWESPFGSMMPAYYAMHACAHFDKYGSTEKDLAMIRVKAAKYGTINEKAVYRKEVSLEDALNAPYVSSPLKRFDCCANADGASCIIIANKDRAKDICPKPVWFMGLGSATASMTLTNRDTLYGIACARKAAQEAYAMAGVTPQDIDVAEVHDCFTIAELLAYEALGFAEPGKGVELIREGQTYIGGKIPVNVDGGLLSKGHPIGATGGSQVRTIVLQLRDEAGGMQVPGAEIGLIHNIGGVGVYGNVIILGR, from the coding sequence ATGTCAAAAGATGTAGCTATAATTGGCGTAGGCCAAAGTGCATTTGTGAGGGGCTATCAGGGATCGATAAGAGAGTTGGCCTTTGAGGCTTTTAGAGAAGCTATGCAAGACGCTGGAATAAGCAAAAGTGACATTGACGCATCAATTATTTGTTCTGCGCCAGAATATGACAGCCAGCGTAGCCCTTCGGGGATCATTGCCGAGTATCTCGGGCTAAACCCTCAGCCTACCTTTGCGGTAGAGACAGTATGCTCATCCAGTACCACAGGACTACGGGCAGGTTATGCGATGGTTAAATCGGGCCTACATGATATTATAGTGGTTCTGGGTTTTCAAAAAATGTCGGAAATCTCTTCAGCTGATTCCCAAGAACGGATGGGTCGGGGTGGCGACATTATGTGGGAATCACCTTTTGGCTCTATGATGCCCGCATATTACGCTATGCACGCCTGCGCTCATTTTGATAAATACGGCAGCACGGAAAAAGATCTGGCTATGATTAGGGTAAAGGCTGCCAAGTACGGCACGATTAATGAAAAGGCCGTGTACCGCAAGGAGGTCAGCTTGGAGGATGCATTAAACGCTCCATATGTCAGTAGTCCCCTCAAGCGATTTGACTGCTGTGCCAATGCTGACGGTGCTTCTTGCATAATCATTGCAAACAAGGACAGAGCTAAGGATATTTGCCCAAAGCCGGTTTGGTTTATGGGTTTGGGTTCAGCTACGGCATCCATGACGCTTACGAACCGTGACACCCTTTACGGTATAGCATGCGCCCGCAAGGCCGCTCAAGAGGCTTATGCCATGGCGGGGGTAACACCCCAGGATATTGATGTGGCAGAAGTTCATGATTGTTTTACCATAGCTGAACTGCTGGCTTATGAAGCCCTGGGGTTTGCCGAGCCGGGTAAGGGAGTCGAGCTGATCCGTGAAGGGCAAACATATATTGGCGGCAAAATACCGGTCAATGTTGACGGTGGCTTGCTCTCCAAGGGACACCCCATCGGTGCAACGGGTGGCTCGCAAGTGCGCACCATCGTGTTGCAGTTGCGTGATGAAGCTGGGGGCATGCAGGTTCCAGGGGCCGAAATAGGATTGATTCATAATATTGGCGGAGTGGGTGTTTACGGCAACGTGATCATCCTGGGGAGGTAG
- a CDS encoding Zn-ribbon domain-containing OB-fold protein, with amino-acid sequence MGFEKFGRKSFASQTKVESFVEYLAKGELSGTQCKSCGKQYFPPRADCAECLGNEMDWFKIEGTGNLVSFTKAGFAPTGFEADVPYTLALADFNGIKVFGRLDSSIPKEEVSVGMALQINILNLPDGQLSYEFVKS; translated from the coding sequence ATGGGATTTGAGAAGTTCGGAAGAAAAAGTTTTGCTTCCCAGACCAAGGTTGAATCTTTTGTTGAATACCTTGCAAAGGGTGAACTAAGTGGAACACAATGTAAGTCCTGCGGGAAGCAATATTTCCCCCCACGGGCGGATTGCGCAGAATGCCTGGGTAACGAAATGGACTGGTTTAAAATTGAGGGAACAGGCAACCTGGTTAGTTTTACTAAGGCGGGCTTTGCGCCCACCGGTTTCGAGGCAGATGTGCCCTATACTCTTGCCTTGGCGGATTTTAACGGTATAAAAGTTTTCGGCAGGCTTGACAGCAGTATTCCAAAAGAAGAAGTAAGTGTTGGCATGGCCTTGCAAATAAATATTTTAAATCTGCCCGATGGCCAGTTGTCTTATGAATTTGTTAAATCATAA
- the oah gene encoding 6-oxocyclohex-1-ene-1-carbonyl-CoA hydratase: MDLNKWPRQTDVKNHELFDEQHFGTEAPCVLYEKRPVKDNKGNEVPGLYSAWIILNNPKQYNSYTTEMVKGVIAGCAKASADRSVVAVIFTAVGDKAFCTGGNTVEYAEYYSSNPSEYMQYMDLFNGMVDGLLDCKKPVICRVNGMRVAGGQEIGMACDIAIASDLAIFGQAGPRHGSAPVGGSTDFLHWNLSMENAMWNCVSCEMWSAYKMVNKGLISKAVPVLKVNGEFIRNPQVITDKFVENGEIVYGDPVTGEAAAKAKQLVKEAEVDFSLLDAEIEKLIWTFTNLFPNCLQMSIDMMRQKKKFFWDMNKLAYRHWLGTNMSSEAYLGFNAFSTKRLTGKDTIDFIKYRQLLAEAKPFDQELVDAVMAPRKE; encoded by the coding sequence ATGGATCTTAATAAGTGGCCCCGCCAAACCGATGTTAAAAACCATGAGTTGTTTGATGAACAGCATTTTGGTACCGAAGCACCGTGCGTACTTTATGAGAAAAGACCTGTAAAAGACAATAAAGGTAATGAGGTTCCTGGCCTTTATTCCGCTTGGATTATTCTTAACAACCCTAAACAGTACAACTCCTATACCACGGAAATGGTTAAAGGCGTTATTGCTGGTTGTGCCAAGGCATCCGCGGACAGGTCAGTGGTGGCCGTTATATTTACCGCTGTGGGAGACAAAGCATTCTGCACCGGTGGCAATACTGTTGAGTATGCCGAATATTACAGCAGCAACCCCAGTGAATATATGCAATACATGGATCTGTTCAATGGCATGGTTGATGGCCTCCTCGATTGCAAGAAGCCGGTTATTTGCCGGGTCAATGGCATGCGGGTAGCTGGTGGACAAGAAATCGGCATGGCCTGTGACATTGCCATTGCTTCAGACTTGGCCATTTTCGGTCAGGCCGGTCCCAGACATGGTTCCGCACCGGTTGGCGGTAGCACTGACTTCCTGCACTGGAATTTGAGCATGGAGAATGCCATGTGGAACTGCGTTTCCTGCGAAATGTGGAGTGCCTATAAAATGGTGAATAAGGGATTAATATCCAAGGCAGTTCCTGTGCTCAAAGTTAATGGTGAATTTATCCGCAACCCGCAGGTAATTACTGATAAATTTGTTGAAAACGGTGAAATTGTCTACGGGGACCCTGTCACGGGTGAAGCTGCAGCCAAGGCCAAGCAGCTAGTGAAGGAAGCAGAAGTTGACTTTTCACTTCTAGATGCTGAAATTGAGAAATTAATCTGGACCTTTACAAACCTGTTCCCCAACTGTCTGCAAATGTCCATTGACATGATGAGGCAAAAGAAGAAATTCTTCTGGGATATGAACAAACTGGCGTACCGTCATTGGCTGGGTACCAATATGAGCAGTGAGGCGTACCTTGGATTTAACGCATTTAGCACTAAGAGGCTGACTGGCAAGGACACCATTGATTTCATTAAATACCGTCAACTGCTTGCCGAAGCTAAGCCGTTTGACCAGGAATTGGTCGATGCGGTTATGGCGCCGCGTAAAGAATAA
- a CDS encoding enoyl-CoA hydratase/isomerase family protein encodes MSYNFIKVSNEDGLISITLNSPPLNVLTIPMMEELADAFAWAKEQSGSLIVLGAEGKAFSAGVDVADHTPDKVSRMIEVFDSIFHNMYANDKPIVAAVNGAALGGGYELVLFCDMVVASEKAKFGQPEIAVGVFPPLASYMLPRLTSMPHAMELLLSGEVFNAAKADKLGLVNTVLPVDSFDEGVMQFLQRFMTMSPIVLAMTKKAIKAGLNKGFVDGLKAIDDIYLNELMPTADAVEGLKAFMEKRKPVWQGK; translated from the coding sequence ATGAGTTACAATTTTATCAAGGTAAGTAATGAAGATGGATTGATTTCCATAACTCTTAACAGCCCGCCACTTAATGTTTTAACTATTCCGATGATGGAGGAATTAGCTGACGCATTTGCATGGGCCAAGGAGCAGTCTGGTAGTCTTATCGTTTTAGGTGCCGAAGGGAAGGCCTTTTCGGCAGGTGTGGACGTTGCTGACCACACGCCGGATAAGGTATCAAGAATGATTGAGGTATTTGACAGCATATTCCATAATATGTATGCCAATGACAAGCCCATTGTGGCAGCCGTTAACGGCGCGGCTTTGGGTGGTGGTTATGAGTTGGTTCTTTTCTGTGATATGGTCGTAGCTTCAGAAAAAGCGAAATTCGGGCAGCCGGAAATTGCTGTCGGCGTATTTCCACCCCTGGCTTCCTATATGCTCCCCAGGTTAACCTCTATGCCCCATGCCATGGAATTGCTTTTGAGTGGTGAAGTATTTAATGCCGCCAAGGCTGATAAGCTGGGACTGGTGAACACTGTTCTGCCCGTTGATTCCTTTGATGAAGGCGTGATGCAATTTTTACAAAGGTTTATGACCATGAGTCCAATAGTGCTTGCGATGACTAAAAAGGCTATTAAAGCCGGCCTAAATAAGGGCTTTGTTGATGGTCTAAAGGCTATCGATGATATTTACCTGAATGAATTAATGCCAACCGCGGATGCCGTGGAAGGATTAAAAGCTTTTATGGAAAAGCGCAAACCTGTCTGGCAGGGTAAATAA